GCCGGCGTGATCGCGCTGTACAGCTCGTTCTTCTTCTTTTTCTTCCTCGGCGAGCTGATCTCCGTGTGGCTTCCGCGCTGGGCCGGGTTCGGCATCGTCTTCCTGCTGATGCTGCTGACGGCCGGGTTCGCGGCCTATCTCGGCCTGCGGAAGTGGAAGCGTGTGCGGAAACCGCAGCGTTCGATCGACAGCCTGAAAGACACCGCCGAGGTGCTGCGGCACCGGCGGCCGTCCGCCGCGGAGGAGACCGACTCCGCGGCGGCGCACTGACGAACATCGCGAGTCCACACCTTGTCCACTCCCGATCCTTCGACCGTGCGTCATCCGGGCCCGTGGACACATCGCGACGTGTCCGCCAACGGCATCCGCCTGCACGTCGCCGAACTCGGGTCCGGGCCGGCCGTTCTGTTGCTGCACGGCTTCGGCGAGTTCTGGTGGGCCTGGCACCACCAGTTGCGCACCCTCTCCGCCGCGGGGTTCCGTGTCATCGCGATGGACCTGCGCGGTTACGGGGACTCCGACAAACCACCGCGTGGCTACGACGGCTGGACGTTGGCCGGTGACGTCGCCGGCCTCGTGCGGGCGCTCGGGGAACGTCGAGCGCATCTCGTGGGGCACGCCTGGGGCGGTCTGCTCGCGTGGTCGGTCGCGGCCCTGCACCCCCGCGTGGTCGCCTCGGTGAGCGTGCTCGGCGGGGCCCATCCGCTCGCCCTGCGAACGGCGATCCGCAAGAGCTGGTGGCAGCGGACCGGCCAGGCGAAAGCCATGCGCCACTTGTTGTGGTTCCAGACCCCCAAGCTGCCCGAACGCAAGCTCGTGGCGAGCGAGGCGGCCGAGGTGGAACGCCTGCTCCGCACGTGGTCGGGCGCCGGTTGGCGCGGGCAGCCCGACTTCGAGGAGACCGCGCGCCGGTTCCGGCACGCCATGCGCGTCCCCGGCGTCGCCCACAGTGCGTTGGAGTACTACCGGTGGGCGTTCCGCTCACAGTTCCGAAGCGACGGCCGCCGCTTCGCCGAGGCCGTCGCGGGCAGGGTGACGATGCCGGTGCTGCAGATCCACGGCGCCGACGACCCGTGCGTACTGCCGGACACCGCGCGCGACTCCGCGCCGTGGCGAGGCCCCGATTCCCGGTTCGAGTCACTGCCGGAAGTGGGTCACTTCCCTCATCTCGAAGCGCCCACGCGCACCACCAAACTCCTCACGGAGTTCCTGCACGGGCTTTAGCTCAAGCCGTGCAGGAGCCGGTCGCGACCTTCGAGGTGAAGGAGTCCGCCCGCTCGATCTCGTCCCGGACCTCGTCGGCGGTGAGCACGAACCCGGTGTCCGGGTCCTCCACCGAGGCACCGAACACCACCCCGACGACCCGACCTTCCGGATCGATCAGCGGGCCTCCCGAATTGCCGCTGCGCACCTGTCCGCGCACGGTGTAGACGTCCCGCTGGACCGTCGCGGAGTCGTAGATGTCGGGACCGCGCAACGTGATGCGTTCGCGGATACGGGTCGGTGTCGCGGTGTACGGGCCGTCCAGCGGATAGCCGAGCGCGATGGTGTCGTCTCCCGCGGAGGCGGGTTCGG
The window above is part of the Saccharomonospora glauca K62 genome. Proteins encoded here:
- a CDS encoding phage holin family protein, whose translation is MRRVSSPRNLSGDNTGGGPAVPYLPLSSDDGTAQDASIGSLVKDAAQHVSTLVRAEVELIKSEAVGEVKKAFKGSLFFVVAGVIALYSSFFFFFFLGELISVWLPRWAGFGIVFLLMLLTAGFAAYLGLRKWKRVRKPQRSIDSLKDTAEVLRHRRPSAAEETDSAAAH
- a CDS encoding alpha/beta fold hydrolase codes for the protein MSTPDPSTVRHPGPWTHRDVSANGIRLHVAELGSGPAVLLLHGFGEFWWAWHHQLRTLSAAGFRVIAMDLRGYGDSDKPPRGYDGWTLAGDVAGLVRALGERRAHLVGHAWGGLLAWSVAALHPRVVASVSVLGGAHPLALRTAIRKSWWQRTGQAKAMRHLLWFQTPKLPERKLVASEAAEVERLLRTWSGAGWRGQPDFEETARRFRHAMRVPGVAHSALEYYRWAFRSQFRSDGRRFAEAVAGRVTMPVLQIHGADDPCVLPDTARDSAPWRGPDSRFESLPEVGHFPHLEAPTRTTKLLTEFLHGL